Proteins found in one candidate division KSB1 bacterium genomic segment:
- a CDS encoding serine/threonine protein kinase, producing the protein MGGVYKAEDTKLERTVAIKFLPAWAGQIAVDSEERERFKIEAKAAASLNHPNIATIHAIEEVADEMFIVMEYIEGKELQYIVGAYNYTPLPIDEIINYAAQIASGLQAAHKKGITHRDIKSANIMITAEDQVKIMDFGLAKMRGGVKFTKVETTLGTAAYISPEQARGEEADERADKAETIIS; encoded by the coding sequence ATGGGCGGGGTCTATAAAGCCGAAGACACCAAGTTAGAACGCACTGTCGCCATTAAATTCCTTCCCGCCTGGGCGGGACAAATTGCCGTTGATTCAGAAGAACGAGAAAGGTTTAAGATCGAGGCCAAAGCCGCCGCATCCCTGAACCACCCGAATATCGCCACAATCCATGCCATCGAAGAAGTCGCTGATGAAATGTTCATTGTCATGGAATACATCGAAGGTAAGGAATTGCAGTATATCGTAGGGGCGTATAATTATACGCCCCTACCAATTGATGAAATCATCAATTACGCCGCCCAAATCGCCTCCGGTCTGCAAGCCGCTCACAAAAAAGGCATCACCCACCGGGATATCAAATCTGCCAACATCATGATTACCGCAGAAGACCAGGTTAAAATTATGGACTTCGGCCTGGCCAAGATGCGCGGCGGCGTGAAGTTTACCAAAGTAGAAACAACGTTGGGAACAGCCGCCTATATCTCCCCGGAACAGGCGCGCGGTGAAGAAGCGGACGAACGCGCGGACAAGGCGGAGACTATAATATCATAA